The following are encoded together in the Candidatus Fusobacterium pullicola genome:
- the murJ gene encoding murein biosynthesis integral membrane protein MurJ, with protein sequence MFRSGLLVMIITMISRVLGLVRAGIIAYYFGASAMTDAFFSAFKISNFFRQLLGEGALGSSFIPLYNERVEIEGEERSKEFIYSILNLLFVFSTIITILMIIFSQGIIDGIVSGFSAETKLLASRLLKIMSVYFIFISLSGMICAILNNFKQFAVPASTSIFFNLAIILASMYFGKSYGIDALAYGVVIGGVLQFLVVLPAFFKIVKGYSFKIDWKDPYLKRIFIMICPMLIGIVARQVNTIVDQMFASYLAAGGVSALENATRLYLLPVGVFGVSISTVIFPGLSKAMSRNNYKEATDNIVKGLNILLFLIIPSTAVLTFYAPEVIRLTLSYGKFDEEAVKVTAQVLLYYSLGLYFYTAIYLMTRAFYSVKDSRHPVKFSIVSIVVNIVLNFLLIEKLEYRGIALSTSVAAAVNFILLLIVFRKKYINFSLKKSYIFFAKTLIVTSFALLASFKVENTILKLIVFSAVYMLFWTRSLIKNKMEVF encoded by the coding sequence ATGTTTAGAAGTGGACTTCTAGTAATGATAATAACAATGATAAGCAGAGTATTAGGCTTAGTAAGAGCTGGAATAATAGCTTATTACTTTGGAGCATCTGCTATGACAGATGCTTTTTTCAGTGCTTTTAAAATAAGTAATTTTTTTAGGCAACTTTTAGGAGAGGGAGCTTTAGGTAGCTCATTTATCCCACTTTATAATGAAAGAGTAGAAATAGAGGGAGAAGAGAGAAGTAAGGAGTTTATATATTCAATACTAAATTTACTCTTTGTTTTTAGTACGATAATTACAATATTGATGATAATATTTTCACAGGGAATAATAGATGGAATAGTAAGTGGATTTTCGGCAGAAACTAAATTACTAGCTTCAAGACTATTAAAGATAATGTCAGTATATTTTATCTTTATAAGTTTATCAGGAATGATATGTGCTATTTTAAATAATTTTAAACAATTTGCTGTTCCAGCTTCTACATCAATATTTTTTAATTTAGCAATAATTTTAGCCTCTATGTATTTTGGAAAAAGCTATGGAATAGATGCCTTAGCTTATGGAGTTGTAATTGGAGGAGTTCTTCAATTTTTAGTAGTTTTACCAGCGTTTTTTAAAATAGTAAAGGGATATTCTTTCAAAATAGATTGGAAGGATCCTTATTTAAAAAGAATATTTATAATGATATGTCCAATGCTTATAGGGATAGTAGCTAGACAGGTAAACACCATTGTAGATCAGATGTTTGCTTCATATTTAGCCGCTGGAGGGGTATCAGCCCTTGAAAATGCTACAAGGTTATATTTATTACCAGTAGGAGTTTTTGGAGTATCAATATCTACAGTAATATTTCCAGGATTGTCAAAGGCGATGTCAAGAAATAATTATAAAGAGGCAACGGATAATATAGTAAAAGGATTAAACATACTACTATTTTTAATAATTCCATCAACTGCTGTACTGACTTTTTATGCTCCAGAAGTTATTAGATTAACACTATCTTATGGAAAATTTGATGAGGAAGCAGTAAAAGTAACAGCTCAAGTTTTACTATATTACTCTTTAGGATTATATTTTTATACGGCTATATACTTAATGACAAGAGCTTTTTATAGTGTAAAAGATAGTAGACATCCAGTAAAGTTTTCTATAGTATCTATAGTAGTTAATATAGTTTTAAATTTTCTATTGATAGAAAAATTAGAGTATAGAGGAATTGCACTGTCTACTTCAGTAGCTGCCGCAGTTAACTTTATTTTACTTTTAATAGTTTTCAGAAAAAAATATATTAATTTTAGTTTGAAAAAAAGTTATATTTTCTTTGCTAAAACACTAATAGTTACAAGTTTTGCTCTATTAGCAAGTTTTAAAGTAGAAAATACAATTTTAAAACTGATAGTTTTTTCTGCTGTATATATGTTATTTTGGACAAGAAGCTTAATAAAAAATAAAATGGAAGTATTCTAA